One Ictalurus furcatus strain D&B chromosome 7, Billie_1.0, whole genome shotgun sequence genomic window, TTGTTGTGTATAAAGTAAATGTGCAcatactgttatttatttatttgtatgtacAGAGAGACCACAGCCAGTACTGAGAGTATCTCCACAGAGCTGGCTGACTGAAGGAGACTCAGTGACTCTAAGCTGTGAGGTTACAGACTCCTCTACAGACTGGACATTCAGCTGGTACAGAGAGATTCTCTACAGAGACAATGATGGCCGTATCAGGTATAGAGTGGTGCCCCTCTCAGACAGCAGCAGAGAATCTGGAGGCTCCTACACTCTCAGTCCTGCTGCTCTTAATCACACAGGAGTTTATGTGTGCAGTGCAGCGAGAGAAGAACGACCCTTTTCCACAGAGTACAGCCTTCCACAGCCACTATGGATCACTGGTGTGTTGCATTATTGAATATAGAtgcttaaataaaatatataaatgtacacagCATTGATTTTAAATTTGGAGACTCACAGCTGTGCTAATGTTTGGTgtaaaaatctttatatatacCCTCCTGAGTGAGGAATGTTTAAGGCAGTTGAATAGCCCTAAGCACTGGTAGAGGATTCTTCTCCTTCAAATAGCACTGTTTATTTAAACGAGGtgtaaatgtgttcagtgtAAGTTATGTCATGAGAAAACAATCATAATAACACGTGAATTATAATGTTCTGGTTTAAGGTGAAtctcctccactctctctgATCATCAATCCCAACAGAACTCAACACTTTACTAAAGACTCTCTGTCACTGAGCTGTGAGGACCAGAGTAACTCTACTGGATGGACAGTGATTCGAAACACACACAGTGCGATAGTGTCAGATTGTTCATGGCGGGGATCAGTTACAGGATCTACATGTAAAATCGGCTTCCTCTACACATCCGACACTGGAGTTCACTGGTGTGCGTCTGAATCTGGAGAAAACAGTAATCCTGTCAACATCACAGTGCATGGTGAgtcttcatgtagtgtgtttattgttaaagGAGAAGGGAAATGTTTCATTACAGAATATTCAGAACTCTGAGTTTCCAACTGGGAGAACTGTTCAACAAGACACACTGaactgatttattttacaacaccacaaacacaataaCACTAATGAGTTTCACACTGAAATCAAGTAGTGTTGATCAGAGTTTGTTCAAATAACTGCAGTCTCTGTAACTTTCAGTCAGTATTGGCTTTACACTATAATACATATCAATTAGTTATTGTATTACACACCATAAACTAaggatatttatataattagtcactgtttatataaagaaatattcaTGTTGTAATCCTTTTTGATGTACATGTGATTTTCTGTGTTCTAGATGGTGATGTGATCCTGGAGAGTCCTGTCCATCCTGTGACTGAGGGACATCCTCTGACTCTACACTGTTTATATCGCAACACAAAGCCCTCAAACCTGCAAGCTGATTTCTATAAAGATGGATCAGTTCTCCAGACACAGACTACAGGAGAAATGATCATCTATAACGTCTCAAAGTCAGATGAAGGTTTCTACCACTGTAAACacccagagagaggagagtcacCCAAAAGCTGGGTCTCAGTCAGAGGTGAGAAATCATTtcaatattcatttaaatacaaCTGTGACTGAATGTGTTGAACTCAGTATCTTTACATAATGTAATCTATAGTGCTGAGTTTATGaaagtctgtgtaaaatatgCAGTGTGTTCACATGCTgttgcgtgtctgtgtgtactaGTGTAAATGGATTTATTTCTACTGCAGTTTGAGTAAAACATACAAACAGTTCATCATGAATAAAgtgttattataatgattattttattcagCGTCAGGTCCATCAGGTGTAGAAGCTCCATTCTCAGTGCTCATGCTGATCAGTAGTGTAGTGACGGCCTCTCCGTATCTGCTGGTGACCATCATTCTGCTGGTCAAATGTTACAGAGCTCGAGGTAAGAACTCTTTCAGTACGTTTCACATAACGAACAAACTAACTTTAATTACTGCCAGAAAAAAAGGGTGAATTTACACGTGACAGACGCTTCAATCAGTGTGACAAAGCATCTAAAAAATGACACATAATTCCAGTCTTTTAGAAAATACACATCTTgtcacattatttatatttaaaacatatcGTAACTTACATAACAAATATATTGtagctaataaaatatataattattcatgCAGGCATTagataatgacaataataatacacaggGTTTTAAAAGGAAGAGGTAGCATTTAATAGAGCAATAGGAC contains:
- the LOC128610493 gene encoding igLON family member 5-like isoform X3: MEFSPLAVMLLLISLTPVPHAQERPQPVLRVSPQSWLTEGDSVTLSCEVTDSSTDWTFSWYREILYRDNDGRIRYRVVPLSDSSRESGGSYTLSPAALNHTGVYVCSAAREERPFSTEYSLPQPLWITGESPPLSLIINPNRTQHFTKDSLSLSCEDQSNSTGWTVIRNTHSAIVSDCSWRGSVTGSTCKIGFLYTSDTGVHWCASESGENSNPVNITVHDGDVILESPVHPVTEGHPLTLHCLYRNTKPSNLQADFYKDGSVLQTQTTGEMIIYNVSKSDEGFYHCKHPERGESPKSWVSVRASGPSGVEAPFSVLMLISSVVTASPYLLVTIILLVKCYRARAETNERRMENAVIEE
- the LOC128610493 gene encoding igLON family member 5-like isoform X2 is translated as MEFSPLAVMLLLISLTPVPHAQERPQPVLRVSPQSWLTEGDSVTLSCEVTDSSTDWTFSWYREILYRDNDGRIRYRVVPLSDSSRESGGSYTLSPAALNHTGVYVCSAAREERPFSTEYSLPQPLWITGESPPLSLIINPNRTQHFTKDSLSLSCEDQSNSTGWTVIRNTHSAIVSDCSWRGSVTGSTCKIGFLYTSDTGVHWCASESGENSNPVNITVHDGDVILESPVHPVTEGHPLTLHCLYRNTKPSNLQADFYKDGSVLQTQTTGEMIIYNVSKSDEGFYHCKHPERGESPKSWVSVRGPSGVEAPFSVLMLISSVVTASPYLLVTIILLVKCYRARGKNSFSTFHITNKLTLITARKKG
- the LOC128610493 gene encoding igLON family member 5-like isoform X1, with amino-acid sequence MEFSPLAVMLLLISLTPVPHAQERPQPVLRVSPQSWLTEGDSVTLSCEVTDSSTDWTFSWYREILYRDNDGRIRYRVVPLSDSSRESGGSYTLSPAALNHTGVYVCSAAREERPFSTEYSLPQPLWITGESPPLSLIINPNRTQHFTKDSLSLSCEDQSNSTGWTVIRNTHSAIVSDCSWRGSVTGSTCKIGFLYTSDTGVHWCASESGENSNPVNITVHDGDVILESPVHPVTEGHPLTLHCLYRNTKPSNLQADFYKDGSVLQTQTTGEMIIYNVSKSDEGFYHCKHPERGESPKSWVSVRASGPSGVEAPFSVLMLISSVVTASPYLLVTIILLVKCYRARGKNSFSTFHITNKLTLITARKKG